From Bradyrhizobium sp. AZCC 1610:
CTCAGCCGCCGGTCACGCTCATGTGGCGAGAGACACTCGGGCGGTTATGCCGGCGATCGATGATGAAGTCGTGGCCCTTCGGCTTCAGCCCGATGGCGCGATCGATCGCGGCTGACAGCAGGTCGTTGTCGGGAGAAGCCCGCAACGGTTTGCGCAAATCCGAGGCATCCTCGTGGCCGAGGCAGGTATGCAGCGTGCCGGTGCAGGTGATCCGCACCCGGTTACAGGACTCGCAGAAATTATGCGTCATCGGCGTGATGAAGCCGAGCTTGCCGCCGGTCTCGGCAACGCGGACATAGCGGGCGGGGCCGCCGGTATCCTCATCGAGGTCGGTCAGCGTGTAGTGCTTGGCGAGGCGGGCGCGCAGCAGCGACAGCGGCACGTACTGATCGATGCGGCCTTCGCCGATGTCGCCCATCGGCATGACTTCGATCAGCGTCAGCGCCATGCCCTTGCCGTGCGCCCATTCCATCAGCGAGGGGATTTCCTCCTCGTTCATGTTCTTCAGCGCCACCGCGTTGATCTTGACCGCAAGGCCTGCGTCGCGCGCGGCTTCGATGCCGGTCAGAACCTTGTCGAGATCGCCCCAGCGCGTGATGGCGCGGAACTTCTGCGCATCGAGCGTATCGAGCGAGACGTTGACGCGGCGGACGCCGCAGTCGCGCAATTCGCCGGCGAAGCGCGCCAGTTGTGAAGCATTGGTGGTCAGCGTCAGCTCATCGAGCGCGCCGCTTGAAAGATGCCGCGACAGCGAGCGCACCAGCGACATCACGTTGCGCCGGACCAGCGGCTCGCCGCCGGTGAGGCGGATTTTGCGCACGCCCTTGGCGATGAAGGCCGAGCACAGCCGGTCGAGTTCTTCCAGCGTCAAGAGATCGGCTTTCGGCAGGAAGGTCATGTCCTCGGACATGCAGTAGAAGCAGCGCAGGTCGCAGCGATCGGTCACCGATACGCGCAGATACCGGATGGTCCGGCCGAACGGATCGACCATCGGACGGAACAACTGATCGGGTGACGGGGATCCGCTCATTCAAGCTGCCTTGCAACTGCCTTGTACCGGGTCTTCACGTATTAGCTCGCTAGCATAATCTAGGCGCGTTGTAAGGCGTCTACAATCAGCGAGCTGGCGGGTGCAGTTGCGAGGTCCGGCAGGGGGCCGCCGGGATTCAGCGGGCCGCGGCCTGCGCGGGGGCCGGGTTCGGCGCCGCGGCGGCGTTGGGCTTCGGCTTCTTCGGCTGCATCGGCTTGCGCGCCTTCGGCGGCGGCGCGGCCGGCTTGAGTTCCGCGAACACCGGGCTGGGCTCGATGATGGTCGTCGGCGGCGAGGCAAAATCGCCGGGATTGCGGATCACCTGGACCGGAACCGTGACCGGCTGGAACTTGGGACGCCGAAAATCAGCGTTCCCGATACAAGCGATAAATCAGAATGTTAGGTCCGAGATGCGACCTTGCTGAGGCTTTCCACCGCCGCCGGCAAATCGCGCATATGGCCGATCAGCCGGTCGGGCTTCAATTCGGCGATCGGCACATCGGTATAGCCGAACTCGACGCCGATCACGGGAATGCCGGCCCGCCTCGCCACGCCGACGTCGGGGCCGGCGTCGCCCACCATGATGGTCGCAGCCATATCGCCACCCGCCCGCGCCACTGTCTGCTGCAGGATGATGGGATCGGGCTTGGAGACGCCGAACGTGTCGGCGCCGCAAATGGCGGAAAATCGTCCGCTCAGGCCCAATTGGTCGAGCAGCCGCTTCGACAGCCATTCCAGCTTGTTGGTGCACACCGCGAAGCGGCAGCCCTGCGCCGCAAGCTCATCGAGGGCGGCCTCCAGCCCCTCGAACGGCCGCGAGGCGTCAGCAATATGGGCGGCGTAATAGTCGATGAAATCGCGCATGAGGCGGTTGACGTCTTCCACGCTCATCGCGCGGCCTTCCAGTTCGAGCCCGCGCTCGATCAGCTTGCGGGCGCCGGCGCCGATCATGTTGCGCGCCGCTTTCAGGGGCACGGGCGGCACGCCCGCGCGGTCGAGCGCGAAATTGAGCGCGGCAATCAGGTCGGGCGCGGTGTCGACCAGCGTGCCGTCGAGGTCGAAGACAACAGTGCGGGGAAGGCTCATCCGGAATTCGCTAGCGGCAGGCGCGGCATCATGCAAGTGGATATGCCGGCTTCCGCCCAATCCCTTCGGAGAACAGCCATGCGTGATCTCGCCGGCAAGACGGCCTTCGTGACAGGTGGGGCCAGCGGTATCGGGCTGGCGCTAGGCCGGGCGTTTGCGCAAGGCGGCATGAAGGTGATGCTCGCCGATATCGAGACGGATACACTGCAGGCCGCCGTCAAAAGCCTGCAGGAATCTCTCCCGATATCCGCGGCACCATCTGCGATGTGGCCGATGCGGAAAGCGTCGAGCGTGCGGCGCAGGCTTCGTTAGACGCCTTCGGGCGGGTTCATGTGGTTTGTAACAATGCCGGCGTTGCCGGCGGCGGCATCGATCACATCTCGCTGGATAATTGGCGATGGGTCATCGATGTAAATCTGATGGGCGTGCTCCACGGCATCAAAAGCTTTCTGCCGCACATCCGCGCCCATGGCGAAGGCGGCCATATCGTCAACACCGCGTCGATGGCGGGGATGCAGACCGGTTTGGGATTCAGCCCCTATGGGGCGACCAAATTTGCAGTCGTCAGCATGTCTGAGGGCCTCGCCATGCAGTTCAAGCCGCACGGCATCGGCGTGAGCGTATTGTGCCCAAGCTTTGTC
This genomic window contains:
- the moaA gene encoding GTP 3',8-cyclase MoaA produces the protein MSGSPSPDQLFRPMVDPFGRTIRYLRVSVTDRCDLRCFYCMSEDMTFLPKADLLTLEELDRLCSAFIAKGVRKIRLTGGEPLVRRNVMSLVRSLSRHLSSGALDELTLTTNASQLARFAGELRDCGVRRVNVSLDTLDAQKFRAITRWGDLDKVLTGIEAARDAGLAVKINAVALKNMNEEEIPSLMEWAHGKGMALTLIEVMPMGDIGEGRIDQYVPLSLLRARLAKHYTLTDLDEDTGGPARYVRVAETGGKLGFITPMTHNFCESCNRVRITCTGTLHTCLGHEDASDLRKPLRASPDNDLLSAAIDRAIGLKPKGHDFIIDRRHNRPSVSRHMSVTGG
- the gph gene encoding phosphoglycolate phosphatase (PGP is an essential enzyme in the glycolate salvage pathway in higher organisms (photorespiration in plants). Phosphoglycolate results from the oxidase activity of RubisCO in the Calvin cycle when concentrations of carbon dioxide are low relative to oxygen. This enzyme is a member of the Haloacid Dehalogenase (HAD) superfamily of aspartate-nucleophile hydrolase enzymes (PF00702).), which codes for MSLPRTVVFDLDGTLVDTAPDLIAALNFALDRAGVPPVPLKAARNMIGAGARKLIERGLELEGRAMSVEDVNRLMRDFIDYYAAHIADASRPFEGLEAALDELAAQGCRFAVCTNKLEWLSKRLLDQLGLSGRFSAICGADTFGVSKPDPIILQQTVARAGGDMAATIMVGDAGPDVGVARRAGIPVIGVEFGYTDVPIAELKPDRLIGHMRDLPAAVESLSKVASRT